The genomic stretch CTCGTCTACACCTCCGGCCAGGTGCCCCTGGTCGACGGCAAGCCCGCCAGGACCGGCAAGCTGGGTGCGGAGCTGACCACCGAGGAAGGCGCCGAGATGGCCCGTATCTGCGGGCTCAACGTCCTCGCCGCGCTCAAGTCGGAGGTCGGCGATCTGGGGCGCATCAGGCGCATCGTCAAGGTCGTCGTGTTCGTGGCCAGCGATCCGGCGTTCAGTGAGCAGCCGAAGGTCGGCAACGGCGCGAGCGAGTTGTTCGCCGAGGTGTTCGGGGAGGCGGGCAAGCACGCGCGTAGCGCGGTGGGTGTGTCCGCGCTGCCGCTCGACGTGCCCGTGGAGGTGGAGGTGATCGCCGAAGTCGCCTGAGCGGGGATATGTCACCATGACCGAGTGATGTTCTAGAAGGAGGTCATGTGACCGGATTTCCGCTTCCAGCCGAGCTTGCCGCGCGGGCCAGGGAGATTCTCGCCGGACGGGTGGAGCCGGTGCCCACACGGGACGCCGCCACGGTGGTGATTCTCAGGGATGGGGTCGAGGTCTATCTGCTGCGGCGTAAGTCGACCATGGCCTTCGCGGCGGGTGCGTACGTCTTCCCCGGCGGGTCGGTGGACGCCCGCGACACCGACCAGGCCGTGGCGTGGGCCGGGCCGTCGCCCGCGGAGTGGGGCACGGTGTTCCACGCGAGCGAGCGGGTCGCGCGCGGCCTGGTCTGCGCGGCCGTACGGGAGACGTTCGAGGAATCCGGCGTGCTGCTGGCCGGACCAGGCCCGGACTCCGTGGTCGCGGACACGACGGGGGACGACTGGGAGGCCGACCGGCTGGCGCTGATCGACCGGAGCCTGGCCTTCGCCGACTTCCTGGCCAGGCGCGGCCTGGTGCTCCGGTCGGACCTGCTCAAGCCCTGGGCGCACTGGATCACGCCGGAGATCGAGCAACGGCGCTTCGACACCCGGTTCTTCGTCGCCGTGTTGCCCGAGGGCCAGCGCACCCGCGACGTCGGCGGCGAGGCCGACCAGGTCGCGTGGCGGCGCCCGGCCGAGGCGATCGAGTCGGCGCACCGGGGGGAGATCTTCCTGATGCCGCCGACGTACCACACGCTGTCCGAGTTGTCGGGGTACGACAGCGTGGCCGGCGTCCTGGCCGCGCACCGGGAGATCGTGACCATCATGCCGCGGGCCGTGGAGATCGAGGGCGAGATGCGGCTGGTGACAACATGAGCGGCCTGCATATTCCGCTGGACACGCCCGACGGCTCGCGTACGGAGCACGCCGAGAACCTGCTCGCCCCCAACCCGTCGATCATGACGCTCGACGGCACCAACACGTGGGTGATCGGCGCCGGCGAAGAGGTGATCGTCGTCGACCCCGGGCCGGACGACGACCGGCACCTGCGCCGCGTCCGTGACCACCTGGTAGGCCGCCGCGTCACCCAGATCCTGCTGACCCATGGGCACTTCGACCACAGCGGCGGCGCCAAGAGCTTCGCCGGGATGGTGCACGCCCCCGTACGCGCCCTGGACCCGCGCCACCGGCTCGGCGACGAGGGCCTGGCGGACGGCGACGTGGTGACCGTGGCCGGCCTGGAGATCCACGTGTACGGCACCCCGGGCCACTCGTTCGACTCGCTGTGCTTCTGGCTGCCCGCCGACCGGGCCATGCTGACCGGCGACACGGTGCTCGGCCGGGGCACCACGATCATCGCCCAGGACGGCGGCCTGGCCGACTACCTGCGCAGCCTCGACCGGCTCAGGGCGGCGGCGGAGGGCCTGGAGGCGCAGGCGCTGCTGCCCGGGCACGGCCCCGTGCTCCCGGACCCGATCGGGGCGCTGGACGGCTATATCGCGCACCGGCGCGAGCGGCTCGACCAGATCAGGGCGGCGCAGGCACAGGGCGCGCGCACGCCGCGCGAGATCGTCCGCATCGTGTACGCCGACGTCGACAGGTCACTCTGGGCGGCCGCCGAGATGTCGGTGCGGGCGCAGCTGGACTATCTGGAGCGGTTGTAGAGCCGGTCCATGTCCAGGATGACCACGGCCTTGGCCTCGATGCGCAGCCAGCCGCGCTGGGCGAAGTCGGCAAGGGCCTTGTTGACCGTCTCCCGGGAGGCGCCCACGAGCTGGGCCAGCTCCTCCTGGGTGAGGTCGTGGTGCACCCGCAGGCCGTCCTCGGTCCTGGTGCCGAACCGCTCGGCCAGGTCGAGCAGCTGCTTGGCCACCCGTCCTGGCACATCGGTGAACACCAGGTCGGCCAGCACGTCGTTGGTGCGGCGCAGCCGCTGCGCGAGCGCGCGCAGCAGGTGCAGCGCCACCTCGGGACGGCCGGTCAGCCACGGGCGCAGATCGTCGTGGCCGAGGCCTGCCAGCCGCACCTCGGTCAGCGCCGTCGCCGTGGCCGTGCGCGGCCGCGGGTCGAACAACGACAACTCGCCGAACATCTCGCTCGGCCCGAGCACGCTCAGCAGGTTTTCCCTGCCGTCGGGCGCGGTGCGGGAAAGCTTGATCTTGCCTTCGAGCACGACGTAGAGCCGGTCGCCGGTCTCGTTCTCGTGGAAGAGCGTCTGTCCCTTGGACAGCTGGACTTCGGTGATGCTGGTGCGCAGCGCCGCGGCGCTCTCGCGGTCCAGCGCGGCGAACAGGGGGGCCTTGCCCAGCACATCTTCGGTGTTCACTCTGCCTCCTCTGCTGCCATTGTGACTCACCCCACTCGAAGCGGCACACACAGGCTATGGGAATGCCGGAGTGTTCTGGTTCGTAACGATGAGCCGTATCCAGGGGAAAACTACCGGAAGCCCCTGGTTAGGAGGCGAGCAGGTCGTCGACAGAGGCCACGGCCGCCGCCACGGTGTGGCCGAGGAGGACGCGCAGCAGGTCCGCGGCCCTCGGGCGGGCCGCCGCGTCGGGATGGCGGCATTGCTCGACCGCGATGCGCAACGCGGGAGGCAGGACCGCGCGATCGCCGTCCTGGACGCCGGTCGCGGCGAACACCACGAGGTCGGCCCAGGCCCGTACGTCCTCCGCCACCGAACCGCCCGCGGTCGGATGCCGGCCGATGAGCACCTGACCGCGCGTGCCGAGCGCCACGCTCTCTGGGGTGAGCCGCAGCCCGGACGTGCCGCGTCCGTGCAGCCTGGCCAGGGCGGCGGCGCAGGCGATGGCGAGGCGGTGCAGCGCCTGCCCGCGCAACGGTCCCGAGTGCCGAACGAAGTCCGCAAGCGCCGCGCCCTGACCGCTCATGGCCACCGCCTCCCGTGTCGCCAGGTTGTACGTCATCGAGGCGGTCCAGGGTTCAAACCTTTATGGCTACCCTTGCGGCATGGCGACGAACCCGGCGGGGCGCAAGCCGGAGACCCAGCTGGCACTGGTGCGGCGGGCGCGCAAGATGAACCGCATCCTCGCGGAGACGTACCCGGACGCGCACTGCGAGCTCGACTTCCGCAACCCCCTCGAGCTGCTGGTCGCGACGATCCTCTCCGCGCAGTGCACGGACAAGCGGGTCAACATGGTGACCCCCATCCTCTTCGCGAAATATCCGACGGCCGAGGATTACGCCGCTGCGGACCGGTCCGACGTGGAGGAGATCATCCGCTCGACCGGATTCTTCCGCGCGAAGACCAACAGCATCATCGGCATGGCGCAGGCCATCTGCGAGCGGCACGGCGGCGAGGTGCCGGGCAAGCTGAAGGACCTGGTCAAGCTGCCTGGGGTGGGCCGCAAGACCGCCAATGTGGTGCTGGGCAACGCGTTCGGCGTGCCGGGGCTCACGGTCGACACGCACTTCCAGCGGCTGGTGCGCCGCTTCGGCTGGACCGAGGAGACCGACCCGGTCAAGATCGAGCATGTCGTGGGCGAGTTGCTGCCCAAGCGGGAGTGGACGATCTTCTCGCACCGGGTGATCTGGCACGGCCGCCGCATCTGCCATGCCCGGCGCCCGGCCTGCGGCGTCTGCCCGCTGACCGCCCTCTGCCCCTCGTACGGCACCGGCCCCACCGCGGCCGCCGAGGCCCAGAAGCTCGTCAGACCCGGCCCCTTCTCCTGACCGACGGAGAACCCACCGGCGCAGCGGCGCCCCTGTACGTCCTCAAGGGGACCTCGGCCGAAGTGTGGTGGTGTAGGGGTGGGGAAGTGACGGAAGCCCCGGCGTGTTGGAGGATGCGTGACCCAAGTGCCCGACTGGCTCCACAGACTGGCGGCGCAAGCGCAGCAGACCCAAGTCCCCCGATACATGCGACCCCCCGCCGGGCGCGGGCGGGCCGCGGCGGTGCTGATGTTGTTCGGAGAGGGGCCGCACGGGCCTGACGTGCTGCTCATCCAGCGCAGCACGCGCGGCCGCAGGCACGCGGGCCAGCCCGCCTTCCCCGGCGGCGGCGTGGACCCGGACGACGGCGGCCCGATCGAGGCGGCTCTGCGCGAGGCGGAGGAGGAGACCGGGGTCGACCCGCGCGGGGTCGACGTGTTGTGCACGTTGTCGGAGCTCTACCTCAATCACAGCGACAACCGGGTCACGCCGGTGATCGCATGGTGGCGTGAGCCGTCGGCGGTGCACGCGGCCTCACCCGATGAGGTCGACTCCGTGGAGCGGGTGCCGATCGCCGAGCTGGTCGACCCGGACAACCGGATCATGTTGCGGCACCCCAGCGGCATGGCGGGACCGGCGTTCCGGGTACGGGGCATGCTGGTGTGGGGGTTCACGGCGATGATCCTGGACTCGGTGCTACGCGAGGCGGGGCTCGAAAGGCCGTGGGATTCCTCGCGGATCGAGGAACTGCCTCCTGACGTGGTCAAGCTAGCGCGCTGACCGGAGCGTCACGCCCAGGGAGGCCCAACCCGCCACGTCGGCATCGCTGTCGTCGGCCAGCATGCGCAGCGCGTCCAGGCCCGCCGGGTCCGGCGGGTCGCCGAGCACGTGTTGCAGCGCGTACGCGGCGCCGTACCTGACCCTGGCGTCGTCGTGGCCGGCCAGGTCGATCACGGACGGCAGCGAGCGCGGGTCGCCCAGATGGCCGAACGCGATCAGCACCGAGTAGAGCACCATGGCGTCGTCCTCGCTGGCGGCCAGGTAACGCAGCACCGGCAGCGTACGGTCCACGAACGGCCCCAACATCCCCATGATGTCCACCCCGAGCAGCCGCTCGGGCACGATCTCGGAGGCGCACAACCGCCGCGCCTCGATGAAGGACTCCAGATCGCCGCGCTGACGCAGCACGGAGATGACGTGCCAGCGCAGCGGGCCGTCGGGATCGCTGTCCCGTAGAGCTGCGTCGATCAGATCGCGCACTGTTCCCTCGGCCGGCGGCATACCGCTCAAGGTAGCCAGGGGTGACGCCGTCCTGGCGGAAGACGTGCACGCTTGACCGTATCGCTGGCTACCTTTGAAGCGTGCGCGGTGATCTGCTTGACCTCATCTTGATCGGCCTCATGATCGCCTTCGGCATATCGGGATATCGCCAAGGCTTCATCATCGGGGTCATGAGCTTCGTGGGGTTCGCCGGCGGAGCCGTGCTGGGTGTGTTCATCGCGCCGCCCATCTCCAAGGCCGTCGTGGACGGTGACACGCCGCAGGCACTGCTGGCGATCGTGATCGTGTTCCTGTCCGCCACCATCGGCCAGTTCGCCTCCTCGACCATCGGCGCCGTCGTACGCAGCCACGTCACGTGGGAGCCCGCGAAGATGGCCGACGCGGTCGGCGGCACCTTCGCCAGCGCGCTGTCCGTGCTGGTCTTCGCCTGGCTGATCGGCTCGCTGATCATCTCCACGGCCTTCACCCCGCTCGTCGACCAGGTCAAGAACTCCGCGCTGCTCACCACGGTCGACGACGCGATCCCGCAGGCGGCACGCAACTGGCAGCAGCCGTTCAAGAAGTTCATCGACCGCTCGGAGTTCCCGCCCGTCTTCGACGCCATCGGCGCGGGCACGCTGATCGACGTGCCGCCGCCGGACCAGAGCGTGTTCCAGGGCAACCGGCTCAACCGGGCCCGTCGGGCGATCGTCAAGGTGCAGGGCAACGCGGAGAGCTGCAACAAGCACATCGAGGGCACGGGCTTCGTCTACGCCGCCGGCCGGATCATGACCAACGCGCACGTGGTCGCGGGCGTGACCAGGGACCTGCAGGTGATCGACCACAACAACGTCCGGCACGCGGCCACGGTCGTCCGCTACAACCCGCGCCGCGACATCGCCGTGCTCTACGTACCGGGGCTGGACCTGCCGCAGCTCACCTTCGACGGCGAGGGCAGCCGGGGTGACGGCGCGATCATCGCCGGCTTCCCGAAGGGCAAGGGCTTCACCGCCGTACCGGCCAGGATCGGCGGCCGGCTCGACGCCGAAGGGCCCGACATCTACCGGGAGAACACCGTCACCCGCAAGGTGTACGCGATCCGCGGCGAGGTGCTGCCCGGCAACTCGGGCGGCCCTCTGCTCACCCCTGACGGCCGCGTCTACGGCGTGATCTTCGCCGCGGCGATCAACGAGGCCGAGACCGGCTACGTCCTGACGGCCGAGGAGGTCGCCCCGGACGCCTCCGCCGGCCGCAACGACACCACGCCGGCCAGCACGCAGGAGTGCGACTAGGTCGCCAGACGACGGCACTCCCTCGCCGGTCAGCTGGGGAGCTTCTCCAGGATCAAGGCGATCGCCGCGTCCGCGTCGCTGTCGTGGCTCAGGTGAGAGGCGGCCTTGCCCACCGCGTCGTACGCGCCCCCGTACGCCTGCGCCTTGGCCGCGCCGCGGCTGAAGAGCGTCACGGCGCCGCGCCCGTTCCCGCGCTGCAGGTGCGTCAGCCCGACGCAGATCTGCGCCAGGCCCTGCCACAGGTCGCGCTCCTCGTCGGGGGCACACTTCCAGCGGCCCTCGAACACCTCGTGCGCGTTGAACGGCAGCCCTTCGCTCAGGAACCTGCGGCCGTCGGCCAGAGCCTGCTCGGTCGTGGGCGCGTAGTCGTCGGGAACCCTGGCCACGCCGGGCGAGCCGTAGGGGAGCGGCCTGCCGAACGCGTCACGCGGTCTGGCGTTGCGCGGCCTGCCCTCGGGATCGCGGTCTCTCATCGGTCGGGCTCCGGGTCGGCCAGCCAGCCCAGCAGCTCGGTGTCGAACACGTCAGGGATCTCCTCATGGGGGAAGTGGCCCGCTCCTTCGAGCAGCCGCCACCGGTACGGGGCCGCCACGTAGCGGCTCGAGCCCTGGGCCG from Nonomuraea polychroma encodes the following:
- a CDS encoding Crp/Fnr family transcriptional regulator, with amino-acid sequence MNTEDVLGKAPLFAALDRESAAALRTSITEVQLSKGQTLFHENETGDRLYVVLEGKIKLSRTAPDGRENLLSVLGPSEMFGELSLFDPRPRTATATALTEVRLAGLGHDDLRPWLTGRPEVALHLLRALAQRLRRTNDVLADLVFTDVPGRVAKQLLDLAERFGTRTEDGLRVHHDLTQEELAQLVGASRETVNKALADFAQRGWLRIEAKAVVILDMDRLYNRSR
- a CDS encoding DUF309 domain-containing protein, encoding MRDRDPEGRPRNARPRDAFGRPLPYGSPGVARVPDDYAPTTEQALADGRRFLSEGLPFNAHEVFEGRWKCAPDEERDLWQGLAQICVGLTHLQRGNGRGAVTLFSRGAAKAQAYGGAYDAVGKAASHLSHDSDADAAIALILEKLPS
- a CDS encoding MarP family serine protease, translated to MRGDLLDLILIGLMIAFGISGYRQGFIIGVMSFVGFAGGAVLGVFIAPPISKAVVDGDTPQALLAIVIVFLSATIGQFASSTIGAVVRSHVTWEPAKMADAVGGTFASALSVLVFAWLIGSLIISTAFTPLVDQVKNSALLTTVDDAIPQAARNWQQPFKKFIDRSEFPPVFDAIGAGTLIDVPPPDQSVFQGNRLNRARRAIVKVQGNAESCNKHIEGTGFVYAAGRIMTNAHVVAGVTRDLQVIDHNNVRHAATVVRYNPRRDIAVLYVPGLDLPQLTFDGEGSRGDGAIIAGFPKGKGFTAVPARIGGRLDAEGPDIYRENTVTRKVYAIRGEVLPGNSGGPLLTPDGRVYGVIFAAAINEAETGYVLTAEEVAPDASAGRNDTTPASTQECD
- a CDS encoding HEAT repeat domain-containing protein encodes the protein MPPAEGTVRDLIDAALRDSDPDGPLRWHVISVLRQRGDLESFIEARRLCASEIVPERLLGVDIMGMLGPFVDRTLPVLRYLAASEDDAMVLYSVLIAFGHLGDPRSLPSVIDLAGHDDARVRYGAAYALQHVLGDPPDPAGLDALRMLADDSDADVAGWASLGVTLRSAR
- a CDS encoding NUDIX hydrolase → MTQVPDWLHRLAAQAQQTQVPRYMRPPAGRGRAAAVLMLFGEGPHGPDVLLIQRSTRGRRHAGQPAFPGGGVDPDDGGPIEAALREAEEETGVDPRGVDVLCTLSELYLNHSDNRVTPVIAWWREPSAVHAASPDEVDSVERVPIAELVDPDNRIMLRHPSGMAGPAFRVRGMLVWGFTAMILDSVLREAGLERPWDSSRIEELPPDVVKLAR
- a CDS encoding RidA family protein translates to MTPEERLEALGLTLPEVPKPVAAYVPAVRTGDLVYTSGQVPLVDGKPARTGKLGAELTTEEGAEMARICGLNVLAALKSEVGDLGRIRRIVKVVVFVASDPAFSEQPKVGNGASELFAEVFGEAGKHARSAVGVSALPLDVPVEVEVIAEVA
- the nth gene encoding endonuclease III, encoding MATNPAGRKPETQLALVRRARKMNRILAETYPDAHCELDFRNPLELLVATILSAQCTDKRVNMVTPILFAKYPTAEDYAAADRSDVEEIIRSTGFFRAKTNSIIGMAQAICERHGGEVPGKLKDLVKLPGVGRKTANVVLGNAFGVPGLTVDTHFQRLVRRFGWTEETDPVKIEHVVGELLPKREWTIFSHRVIWHGRRICHARRPACGVCPLTALCPSYGTGPTAAAEAQKLVRPGPFS
- a CDS encoding NUDIX hydrolase, whose product is MTGFPLPAELAARAREILAGRVEPVPTRDAATVVILRDGVEVYLLRRKSTMAFAAGAYVFPGGSVDARDTDQAVAWAGPSPAEWGTVFHASERVARGLVCAAVRETFEESGVLLAGPGPDSVVADTTGDDWEADRLALIDRSLAFADFLARRGLVLRSDLLKPWAHWITPEIEQRRFDTRFFVAVLPEGQRTRDVGGEADQVAWRRPAEAIESAHRGEIFLMPPTYHTLSELSGYDSVAGVLAAHREIVTIMPRAVEIEGEMRLVTT
- a CDS encoding MBL fold metallo-hydrolase; the protein is MSGLHIPLDTPDGSRTEHAENLLAPNPSIMTLDGTNTWVIGAGEEVIVVDPGPDDDRHLRRVRDHLVGRRVTQILLTHGHFDHSGGAKSFAGMVHAPVRALDPRHRLGDEGLADGDVVTVAGLEIHVYGTPGHSFDSLCFWLPADRAMLTGDTVLGRGTTIIAQDGGLADYLRSLDRLRAAAEGLEAQALLPGHGPVLPDPIGALDGYIAHRRERLDQIRAAQAQGARTPREIVRIVYADVDRSLWAAAEMSVRAQLDYLERL